A single genomic interval of candidate division WOR-3 bacterium harbors:
- a CDS encoding class I SAM-dependent methyltransferase — translation MAKTRPFDEHTLQYEEWFEKNRFVFESELRAIREQLPESDNGIEIGVGSGRFAEPLGIKMGLEPSKEMIKIAQKRGIEVIAGVAENLPFKDSQFDFVLMITTICFVDDIEVSFQETCRVLKPDGFFVIGFVDKESPIGGLYQRHKKENPFYRIATFYSVDEVVSNLKRTGFKGFNFSQTVFHNLADIGDIEPIKEGYGEGSFVVIKARK, via the coding sequence GATGAGCATACCCTTCAATATGAAGAATGGTTCGAGAAGAACAGATTTGTTTTTGAATCAGAACTTCGTGCGATAAGAGAACAATTGCCAGAAAGTGACAATGGTATTGAAATCGGCGTGGGAAGTGGTCGATTCGCCGAGCCGTTGGGTATTAAGATGGGACTTGAACCATCAAAAGAGATGATTAAGATCGCCCAAAAAAGGGGGATTGAGGTCATCGCCGGAGTGGCTGAAAATCTACCTTTTAAAGATTCACAATTCGATTTTGTGTTGATGATAACTACTATCTGTTTTGTGGATGATATCGAGGTATCTTTTCAGGAAACCTGTCGAGTATTGAAACCTGATGGTTTTTTCGTAATCGGATTTGTTGATAAAGAGAGTCCAATCGGTGGATTATATCAACGACATAAGAAGGAAAATCCATTTTACCGTATAGCTACTTTCTATTCTGTTGATGAGGTTGTTTCTAACCTGAAGAGAACGGGTTTCAAGGGTTTCAATTTTTCTCAAACTGTTTTTCATAATTTGGCTGATATAGGAGATATTGAGCCGATAAAAGAAGGCTATGGTGAAGGGTCATTTGTTGTAATCAAAGCGCGGAAATGA